The following coding sequences lie in one Sphingomonas sp. M1-B02 genomic window:
- a CDS encoding pirin family protein yields the protein MTDDLILHTIAPVTHDLGGFKVHRTLPSRPRTMVGPFIFFDQMGPAHLDVGNGIDVRPHPHINLATVTYLYAGAIGHRDSLGTEAVITPGAVNLMTAGHGIVHSERSPSAERAVGPELSGIQTWLALPERDEEADPAFEHVAAADLPVIEASGATARVIMGDLWGASAPTTTYAQTIYGDIALEAGSSIPIDPAADERALYVSMGDATLDGLTLEPMTLYVLRPGTHATLRSAGGARVMLCGGEAFTTPRHVWWNFVSSSRDRINQAKEDWNAGNFPRVPGDDKEWIPIPEVPKTVSYP from the coding sequence ATGACCGACGATCTGATCCTCCACACCATCGCGCCCGTCACCCACGATCTCGGCGGGTTCAAGGTCCACCGCACCCTCCCCTCGCGCCCGCGGACGATGGTCGGCCCCTTCATCTTCTTCGACCAGATGGGCCCGGCGCATCTCGACGTCGGCAACGGCATCGACGTCCGGCCGCATCCGCATATCAACCTGGCGACGGTGACCTATCTCTACGCCGGCGCGATCGGCCACCGCGATTCGCTGGGGACCGAGGCCGTGATCACGCCGGGCGCGGTGAACCTGATGACCGCCGGCCACGGCATCGTCCATTCGGAGCGATCGCCCTCGGCCGAGCGCGCGGTCGGCCCCGAATTGTCGGGCATCCAGACCTGGCTGGCGCTCCCCGAGCGCGACGAGGAAGCGGACCCCGCCTTCGAGCATGTCGCCGCGGCGGATCTCCCGGTGATCGAGGCGAGCGGCGCCACCGCGCGCGTGATCATGGGCGACCTGTGGGGCGCCAGCGCCCCCACCACCACTTATGCCCAGACGATTTATGGCGACATCGCGCTGGAGGCCGGCAGCAGCATCCCGATCGATCCGGCCGCCGACGAACGCGCGCTCTACGTCTCGATGGGCGACGCGACACTCGACGGACTGACGCTCGAGCCGATGACGCTCTACGTCCTGCGCCCCGGCACGCATGCGACGCTGCGCTCGGCCGGCGGCGCGCGCGTGATGCTGTGCGGCGGCGAGGCCTTCACCACCCCGCGCCACGTCTGGTGGAACTTCGTCTCGTCGAGCCGCGATCGCATCAACCAGGCCAAGGAAGACTGGAACGCCGGCAATTTCCCCAGGGTGCCGGGCGACGACAAGGAATGGATCCCGATCCCCGAGGTCCCGAAGACGGTCAGCTATCCGTAA
- a CDS encoding alpha/beta fold hydrolase yields the protein MDVDLTRIALPTGVELDVAIAGNPANPPIILLHGFPESHRTWRHQIPELARDYYVVAPDQRGFARSSKPEGVEQYTPAKIVEDLLALADHLGIQGFTLVGHDWGGAIAWMAALQNPRRIERLIILNAPHPKVFQKSLFDDPAQRKASQYINRFRDTRLDQGLVGAGLERFFASTFAQHIVGGIAGEDKAAYMDEWGQPGAMTAMLNWYRASAIQVPLPDEDAERPAWLDAPFPPIPQPTLVIWGMKDFALLPVQLEGLGALVPDLTLVEIAEGGHFIPWEKPEAVTAAMREWLLRH from the coding sequence ATGGACGTCGATCTAACCCGCATCGCCCTCCCCACCGGGGTCGAGCTCGACGTCGCCATCGCCGGAAACCCCGCGAACCCGCCGATCATCCTCCTCCACGGCTTCCCCGAATCGCACCGCACCTGGCGCCACCAGATCCCCGAGCTCGCCCGCGACTATTATGTCGTCGCCCCCGACCAGCGCGGCTTCGCCCGCTCGTCCAAGCCCGAAGGCGTCGAGCAATACACCCCCGCCAAGATCGTCGAGGATTTGCTCGCGCTCGCCGATCATCTCGGCATTCAAGGCTTTACGCTCGTCGGCCATGATTGGGGCGGCGCGATCGCCTGGATGGCGGCGCTGCAGAACCCCAGGCGGATCGAGCGGCTGATCATCCTCAACGCCCCGCACCCGAAGGTCTTCCAGAAGAGCCTGTTCGACGATCCCGCGCAACGCAAGGCGAGCCAATATATCAATCGCTTCCGCGACACCCGGCTCGACCAGGGCCTGGTCGGCGCGGGGCTGGAGCGCTTCTTCGCCTCCACCTTCGCCCAGCATATCGTCGGCGGGATCGCCGGCGAGGACAAGGCGGCCTATATGGACGAATGGGGCCAGCCCGGCGCGATGACCGCGATGCTCAACTGGTACCGCGCCAGCGCGATCCAGGTGCCCTTGCCCGACGAGGATGCCGAGCGCCCCGCCTGGCTCGACGCCCCCTTCCCGCCGATCCCCCAGCCGACGCTCGTGATCTGGGGGATGAAGGATTTCGCGCTGCTGCCGGTGCAGCTGGAGGGGCTGGGCGCACTGGTGCCCGATCTGACGCTGGTGGAGATTGCGGAGGGCGGCCATTTCATCCCCTGGGAAAAGCCCGAGGCGGTCACCGCGGCGATGCGCGAGTGGCTGTTGCGCCACTAG
- a CDS encoding DUF2332 domain-containing protein encodes MADEPTNRDAFRIQAGYCEAMAAPITARIATVLGPTISRESATGRRVLDWPGEPVADALVLRLIGGLHALYRRGVGALAPVFSGQLSDPDVVAAILQRVFVTHDAELLPWLDGPPQTNEAGRSAGLMTALLHLAARYGSKFEILEIGSSAGLNLLIHRYRFDLGGVRSGPADSPVEIRPEWRGPPPPDVAVEIVSTRGVDIQPLDLSGDRDAERLQAYCWVENVERQARLEKTIAMVRAEGVDLVEGDAADWVEARLAESQAEGVTRVLMHSVVWQYLPDATQQRIADAMLAAGARATAERPLGWVMMEPNRDLHRHEVRVRGWPGEVPMQLVALTHAHGAWVEALAPPYATRPYVMRAYS; translated from the coding sequence GTGGCAGACGAACCGACCAATCGCGACGCTTTCCGCATCCAGGCGGGCTATTGCGAGGCGATGGCGGCGCCGATCACCGCGCGGATCGCCACCGTGCTGGGTCCGACGATTTCGCGAGAGAGCGCGACCGGGCGGCGCGTGCTCGATTGGCCGGGCGAACCGGTGGCGGACGCGCTCGTGCTGCGGCTGATCGGGGGGCTGCATGCGCTGTATCGCCGCGGCGTGGGGGCGCTTGCGCCGGTTTTCAGCGGCCAGCTTTCCGATCCCGATGTCGTGGCCGCCATCCTGCAGCGTGTGTTCGTCACGCATGACGCGGAGTTGCTGCCCTGGCTGGACGGTCCCCCGCAGACCAACGAAGCGGGCCGCTCGGCCGGGCTGATGACCGCGCTCCTTCACTTGGCCGCGCGCTATGGCTCGAAATTCGAAATACTCGAAATCGGATCGAGCGCCGGGCTCAACCTGCTGATCCACCGCTATCGCTTCGACCTGGGCGGGGTTCGCAGCGGCCCCGCCGACTCGCCGGTCGAGATCAGGCCCGAGTGGCGCGGACCGCCGCCGCCCGATGTCGCGGTCGAGATCGTCTCCACCCGCGGCGTCGACATCCAGCCGCTCGATCTGTCGGGCGATCGCGATGCCGAACGGCTCCAAGCCTATTGCTGGGTCGAGAATGTCGAGCGGCAGGCGCGGCTGGAAAAGACCATCGCGATGGTGCGCGCCGAGGGGGTGGATCTGGTCGAGGGCGATGCCGCCGATTGGGTCGAGGCGCGGCTGGCCGAGTCGCAGGCCGAAGGGGTCACGCGGGTGCTGATGCATTCGGTGGTGTGGCAATATCTGCCCGATGCGACCCAGCAGCGGATCGCCGATGCGATGCTGGCGGCGGGCGCGCGGGCTACGGCGGAGCGACCGCTGGGCTGGGTGATGATGGAGCCCAATCGCGATCTCCACCGCCACGAAGTGCGGGTTCGGGGTTGGCCGGGGGAGGTGCCGATGCAGCTTGTGGCGCTGACCCACGCGCATGGGGCGTGGGTCGAGGCGCTGGCGCCGCCTTATGCGACGCGGCCCTATGTGATGCGGGCTTACTCCTGA
- the hisG gene encoding ATP phosphoribosyltransferase — protein MQEPLILAVPKGRILDEALPLLARVGIVPEPAFSDEKSRALRFKTDNPAIDLIRVRAFDVATFVAHGAAQLGIVGSDVLAEFDYSELYAPVDLGIGHCRISVAEPADMAEKDDPRGWSHVRIATKYPHITRAHFEARGVQAECVKLNGAMELAPVLGLAPRIVDLVSSGKTLKENGLVEVEVIAHITSRLIVNRAAFKMRAGEVVPLVDAFRRAVAPLSPSPSVEGSGVGDVSRRLAPADRPPPNSSPEGEGRETS, from the coding sequence ATGCAAGAACCGCTCATCCTAGCCGTGCCGAAAGGCCGGATCCTCGACGAGGCGTTGCCGCTCCTCGCGCGCGTCGGGATCGTGCCCGAACCCGCTTTCTCGGACGAGAAGAGCCGCGCGCTGCGCTTCAAGACCGACAATCCGGCGATCGACCTGATCCGCGTCCGCGCCTTCGACGTGGCGACCTTCGTCGCGCACGGTGCCGCGCAGCTCGGCATCGTCGGCTCCGACGTGCTGGCCGAGTTCGACTATTCGGAGCTCTATGCGCCGGTCGATCTCGGCATCGGCCATTGCCGCATCTCGGTCGCCGAGCCCGCCGACATGGCGGAGAAGGACGATCCGCGCGGCTGGAGCCACGTCCGCATCGCCACCAAATATCCCCACATCACCCGCGCCCATTTCGAGGCGCGCGGCGTGCAGGCCGAATGCGTCAAGCTCAACGGCGCGATGGAGCTGGCTCCGGTGCTGGGCCTCGCCCCGCGGATCGTCGACCTGGTGTCCTCGGGCAAGACGCTCAAGGAAAATGGCCTGGTCGAGGTCGAGGTGATCGCGCACATAACCTCGCGACTGATCGTCAACCGCGCCGCATTCAAGATGCGCGCGGGCGAAGTCGTCCCGCTGGTGGATGCATTCCGGAGGGCCGTGGCCCCTCTTAGCCCCTCCCCTTCAGTGGAGGGGTCGGGGGTGGGGGATGTCTCACGGAGACTAGCGCCCGCGGATAGGCCCCCCCCCAACTCCTCCCCTGAAGGGGAGGGGCGAGAAACGTCATGA
- the hisD gene encoding histidinol dehydrogenase, whose protein sequence is MIRLDSTIPGFAAAFTTLVNARREADEDVARNVTHIIKRVRDEGDAAVKDLTRLFDKHDLDQTGWAIDRTDCLAAWEGLEPSLRDALELAAERIAIYHAKQKPADSDTIDAQGIRLGARWSAVDAAGIYVPGGRAAYPSSVLMNAIPAKAAGVRRLVMVTPTPNGEINPLVLAAAHIAGVDEIWRVGGAQAVAALAYGTDHIAPVDVITGPGNAWVAEAKRQLYGVVGIDMVAGPSEIVVVADGKNDPDWIAADLLSQAEHDPTSQSILFTDDAAFADAVAAAVDAQIPMLSTAETARTSWDANGAIILVPSLAEAIPLVDRLAPEHLELACDDAEALFDLVRHAGSVFLGRHTPEAVGDYVAGPNHVLPTGRRARFASGLSVLDFMKRTSFLALDPAGLAAIGPAAVALANAEGLPAHARSVAIRLTD, encoded by the coding sequence ATGATCCGCCTAGACTCCACCATCCCCGGTTTCGCCGCCGCCTTCACCACCCTAGTCAACGCCCGCCGCGAGGCGGACGAGGACGTCGCGCGCAACGTCACCCACATCATCAAGCGCGTCCGCGACGAAGGCGATGCCGCGGTCAAGGACCTCACCCGCCTCTTCGACAAGCATGATCTCGACCAGACCGGCTGGGCGATCGATCGCACCGATTGCCTCGCGGCCTGGGAAGGCCTCGAACCGAGCCTGCGCGACGCACTCGAACTCGCCGCGGAGCGGATCGCGATCTACCACGCCAAGCAGAAGCCCGCGGACAGCGACACGATCGATGCGCAGGGCATCCGCCTCGGCGCGCGGTGGAGCGCGGTGGACGCGGCCGGCATCTACGTCCCCGGCGGCCGGGCGGCCTATCCCTCCTCGGTGCTGATGAACGCCATCCCCGCAAAGGCGGCGGGCGTGCGTCGCCTCGTGATGGTCACCCCGACTCCGAACGGCGAGATCAACCCGCTGGTGCTCGCCGCCGCGCACATCGCCGGCGTGGACGAGATCTGGCGCGTCGGCGGCGCGCAGGCGGTCGCAGCGCTCGCTTATGGCACCGATCATATCGCGCCGGTCGACGTCATCACCGGCCCGGGCAACGCCTGGGTCGCGGAGGCCAAGCGCCAGCTCTACGGCGTCGTCGGCATCGACATGGTCGCCGGCCCGTCCGAGATCGTGGTCGTCGCCGACGGCAAGAACGATCCCGACTGGATCGCCGCCGATCTGCTCAGCCAGGCCGAGCATGATCCGACCAGCCAGTCGATCCTCTTCACCGACGATGCCGCCTTCGCCGATGCCGTCGCCGCCGCGGTCGACGCCCAGATCCCGATGCTCAGCACCGCCGAGACCGCGCGCACCAGCTGGGACGCCAATGGCGCGATCATCCTGGTGCCGAGCCTGGCCGAGGCAATCCCCCTGGTCGATCGGCTCGCGCCCGAGCATCTCGAGCTCGCCTGCGACGACGCCGAGGCGCTGTTCGACCTGGTCCGCCATGCCGGCTCGGTCTTCCTCGGCCGCCACACGCCCGAGGCGGTCGGCGATTATGTCGCGGGGCCCAACCACGTCCTCCCCACCGGCCGCCGCGCGCGCTTCGCGTCGGGGCTCTCGGTGCTCGATTTCATGAAGCGCACCAGCTTTCTGGCGCTCGACCCGGCCGGACTGGCGGCGATCGGGCCCGCCGCCGTGGCGCTGGCGAATGCCGAGGGGCTTCCTGCGCATGCCCGGTCGGTGGCGATCCGGTTGACGGACTAG
- a CDS encoding SDR family oxidoreductase produces MQTLEGKTAIVTGASSGIGRATARLFARNGAAVVLNGRNEAALADVQAEIEADGGRASTVVGDVGEEATHRALIEAADRLGGLDMAVNNAGVVGAYGPIETVSLEDWEGLMRTNLAGAFLGARAQIPAMRASGGGSIVFVSSFVGTSVGIPGMAAYGTSKAALMGLVKGITADHAAEGIRANALLPGGTDTPAAGDTAQKEWAAGLHAMKRIAEPEEIAQAALFLASPMSSFVAGSALYADGGNAAVK; encoded by the coding sequence ATGCAAACACTCGAAGGAAAGACAGCGATCGTTACCGGCGCATCCTCCGGCATCGGCCGCGCAACGGCACGGCTCTTTGCTCGGAACGGCGCCGCCGTCGTGCTCAATGGGCGGAACGAGGCGGCGCTCGCCGACGTGCAGGCGGAGATTGAAGCCGATGGCGGGCGCGCTTCGACAGTCGTCGGGGATGTAGGCGAGGAAGCGACGCACCGGGCGCTGATCGAAGCAGCGGATCGGCTAGGCGGCCTGGATATGGCCGTCAACAATGCCGGGGTCGTCGGCGCCTACGGACCGATCGAGACGGTGTCGCTCGAAGATTGGGAGGGGCTGATGCGCACCAATCTGGCCGGCGCATTCCTGGGGGCACGTGCGCAGATCCCGGCGATGCGGGCTTCGGGCGGCGGCTCGATCGTTTTCGTCTCGTCCTTCGTCGGCACCAGCGTCGGCATCCCCGGCATGGCCGCTTACGGCACAAGCAAGGCGGCGCTGATGGGGCTGGTCAAGGGCATCACCGCCGATCACGCCGCCGAGGGTATCCGCGCCAACGCACTGCTGCCCGGCGGCACCGACACGCCGGCGGCCGGTGATACCGCGCAGAAGGAGTGGGCGGCGGGGCTCCACGCGATGAAGCGGATCGCCGAGCCCGAGGAGATCGCCCAGGCCGCGCTGTTTCTTGCCAGCCCGATGAGCAGCTTCGTCGCCGGATCCGCGCTCTACGCCGATGGCGGCAATGCGGCGGTGAAGTAA
- the nusB gene encoding transcription antitermination factor NusB — protein MSSPKAKSRSKARSAARLAAVQALYQHDMEATPVAALLHEFHQHRLGATIEDVEYAEADVGFFDDLVKGVTARSDEINRLIASKLADDWSMERLDKPMRQVLRAGAYELLARPDIPVGAVINEYLDVTDAFYDRREKGFVNGLLDAIAKEVRG, from the coding sequence ATGTCCAGTCCCAAAGCCAAGAGCCGTTCAAAGGCCCGCTCCGCCGCTCGGCTCGCCGCCGTTCAGGCGCTCTACCAGCACGACATGGAAGCGACTCCGGTCGCGGCCCTGCTCCACGAATTCCACCAGCATCGGCTGGGCGCGACGATCGAGGATGTCGAATATGCCGAAGCCGATGTCGGCTTCTTCGACGATCTGGTGAAGGGCGTGACCGCGCGCAGCGATGAGATCAACCGGCTGATCGCCAGCAAGCTGGCCGACGACTGGTCGATGGAGCGGCTCGACAAGCCGATGCGCCAGGTCCTGCGCGCCGGCGCCTATGAGCTGCTCGCCCGGCCCGACATTCCGGTGGGCGCGGTGATCAACGAATATCTCGACGTGACCGACGCCTTTTACGACCGTCGCGAAAAGGGCTTCGTCAACGGCCTGCTCGACGCGATCGCGAAGGAAGTGCGCGGGTGA